One Verrucomicrobiia bacterium genomic region harbors:
- a CDS encoding glycine C-acetyltransferase gives MDTAFQTYLQAQLAQVDAAGLTKRERRITTAQGTWIRVDDGPPVLNLCANNYLGLAQHPEVLAAARAGLERWGYGLASVRFICGTQAPHRELEQRLSAFLGTEDTILYSSCFDANGGLFETLLGEADAVISDELNHASIIDGIRLCKARRYRYKNNDMADLEARLQEAQDARFRWIATDGVFSMDGTIANLPAICDLAARYRALVMVDDSHAVGCLGAHGRGTPEHCGVMGRVDILTGTLGKALGGASGGYTSGRREIIAYLRQRSRPYLFSNTLAPVVVAGALKALDLLSQSTDLRDRLEQNTRFFRAGLQRLGYEVIPGTHPICPIMLGDARRAVQMAEALLERRVYVVGFSYPVVPQGKARIRTQVSAAHTREDLTFALEQFAAVKELAGLR, from the coding sequence ATGGACACCGCATTCCAAACCTATTTGCAGGCGCAACTGGCCCAGGTGGATGCCGCCGGCCTGACCAAACGCGAGCGCCGCATCACCACCGCCCAGGGCACCTGGATCCGGGTGGACGACGGGCCGCCGGTGCTCAACCTGTGCGCCAATAATTACCTGGGGCTGGCCCAGCATCCCGAAGTGCTCGCCGCGGCCCGGGCCGGATTGGAGCGTTGGGGCTACGGCCTGGCCAGCGTCCGCTTCATCTGCGGCACCCAGGCGCCCCATCGCGAGCTGGAGCAGCGACTCTCCGCTTTTTTGGGCACCGAGGACACCATCCTTTATTCGTCCTGTTTCGACGCCAATGGGGGGTTGTTTGAGACGCTGCTGGGCGAGGCGGATGCCGTCATCTCCGATGAGTTGAACCACGCCAGCATCATTGACGGCATCCGCCTCTGCAAAGCCCGGCGCTACCGTTATAAAAATAATGACATGGCCGACCTGGAGGCCCGCCTGCAGGAGGCCCAAGACGCCCGCTTCCGGTGGATCGCCACCGACGGCGTTTTCTCGATGGACGGCACCATCGCCAACCTCCCGGCCATCTGCGACCTGGCCGCCCGCTACCGCGCACTGGTCATGGTGGACGATTCGCATGCGGTGGGTTGCCTCGGGGCCCACGGACGCGGCACGCCGGAGCATTGCGGCGTCATGGGACGGGTGGACATCCTCACCGGCACGCTGGGCAAGGCGCTCGGCGGGGCCAGCGGCGGTTACACCAGCGGCCGCCGGGAGATCATTGCCTATCTTCGCCAGCGTTCACGGCCTTACCTGTTCTCCAACACGCTGGCCCCGGTGGTGGTGGCGGGCGCCTTGAAGGCGCTGGATTTGTTGTCCCAGTCCACCGACCTGCGGGACCGGTTGGAACAAAACACCCGCTTCTTCCGCGCGGGCCTGCAACGGCTGGGTTATGAGGTCATTCCAGGCACGCACCCCATCTGCCCCATCATGCTGGGCGATGCCCGCCGCGCCGTGCAAATGGCCGAGGCCCTGCTGGAGCGGCGCGTGTATGTGGTGGGATTCTCTTATCCCGTGGTGCCGCAGGGCAAAGCCCGCATCCGCACCCAAGTCTCGGCGGCGCACACGCGCGAGGATTTGACCTTTGCCCTGGAACAATTTGCCGCCGTCAAGGAGCTGGCAGGACTGCGGTAA
- the tdh gene encoding L-threonine 3-dehydrogenase, with amino-acid sequence MKALVKQFDQPGLWLTEVPEPEVGLNDVLIRVDRTGICGTDLHIYKWDDWARRTIPVPMVVGHEFVGEVVAVGANVADFRPGDVVSAEGHVVCGRCRNCLAGRRHLCKDTRGIGVNRTGAFAEYIAVPMTNVWHHTPGMDREVAAIFDPFGNAVHTALSFDVLGEDVLITGAGPIGIMAAAVVRHAGARYVVITDLNEYRLNLARQMGATLAVNPQKERLADVQRRLGMKEGFDVGLEMSGSPAAFREMIDNMCHGGKIAMLGIPPAEMAIDWNKVVFNMLTIKGIYGREMYETWYKMTVMLESGLNIKPVITHRFHFTEFERGFEVMMSGQSGKVVLSWRD; translated from the coding sequence ATGAAAGCCTTGGTAAAACAATTTGACCAGCCGGGCCTCTGGCTCACCGAAGTGCCCGAGCCGGAGGTCGGATTGAATGACGTCCTCATCCGCGTGGACCGCACCGGCATCTGCGGGACGGACCTCCACATCTACAAGTGGGATGACTGGGCCCGCCGCACCATCCCGGTGCCCATGGTCGTGGGCCACGAATTCGTGGGCGAGGTGGTCGCCGTGGGGGCCAACGTGGCCGACTTCCGCCCCGGCGATGTCGTCAGCGCCGAGGGCCACGTGGTCTGCGGGCGCTGCCGCAACTGCCTGGCCGGCCGCCGCCACCTGTGCAAGGACACCCGCGGCATCGGCGTCAATCGCACCGGCGCCTTCGCCGAGTACATCGCCGTGCCCATGACCAACGTGTGGCACCATACCCCGGGCATGGACCGGGAGGTCGCGGCCATCTTCGATCCCTTCGGCAATGCCGTGCACACCGCCCTCTCCTTCGATGTCCTGGGGGAGGATGTGCTCATCACCGGCGCCGGACCGATTGGCATCATGGCCGCGGCGGTTGTGCGCCACGCAGGCGCGCGATATGTGGTAATCACGGATTTGAATGAGTACCGCCTGAACCTCGCCCGCCAGATGGGCGCCACCCTGGCCGTGAACCCGCAAAAGGAGCGGCTGGCCGACGTCCAGCGCCGGCTGGGCATGAAAGAAGGCTTCGATGTGGGCCTGGAGATGTCGGGCAGCCCCGCCGCCTTCCGCGAGATGATTGACAACATGTGCCACGGCGGCAAAATCGCCATGCTGGGCATTCCCCCCGCCGAAATGGCCATTGACTGGAACAAGGTGGTCTTCAACATGCTGACCATCAAGGGCATCTACGGACGCGAAATGTACGAGACCTGGTACAAGATGACCGTGATGCTGGAAAGCGGGCTGAACATCAAGCCCGTCATCACCCATCGCTTCCACTTCACCGAATTCGAGCGCGGCTTTGAGGTGATGATGTCCGGCCAGTCCGGCAAGGTGGTCTTGTCCTGGAGGGACTGA
- a CDS encoding XRE family transcriptional regulator, whose protein sequence is MKKTTSPAGRPAAPAPAPSAPEAISGHLGRRVRQLRAARGWSLDALAGASGVSRSMLSQIERERANPTLAVTLRIARAFGMSLGDLLETPEASSSVSVIRAEDRAYHYRSDKLCRLRTLSPLNLEKDVEFYELVLQPGGALRSAPHFEGTREFLTVVRGEVRAESGKDAEVLHPGDSASYRADVPHAIVNVGRSEAQMYLVVVYQ, encoded by the coding sequence ATGAAAAAAACCACCAGCCCGGCCGGGCGGCCGGCCGCCCCCGCCCCTGCCCCCTCCGCTCCGGAAGCGATTTCCGGCCATCTGGGCCGCCGGGTCCGGCAGTTGCGCGCCGCGCGCGGGTGGTCCCTTGACGCCCTGGCCGGGGCGAGCGGGGTGAGCCGCTCGATGCTCAGCCAGATTGAGCGGGAGCGGGCCAATCCCACGCTGGCGGTGACGTTGCGCATTGCACGCGCCTTTGGCATGTCGCTGGGGGATCTGCTGGAGACGCCGGAGGCCAGCTCGTCGGTTTCCGTCATCCGGGCCGAGGATCGCGCCTATCATTATCGCTCGGACAAGCTGTGCCGGCTGCGGACGCTCAGCCCCCTGAATCTGGAGAAGGACGTGGAGTTTTATGAGCTGGTATTGCAGCCGGGGGGCGCCCTGCGCAGCGCGCCGCATTTCGAGGGCACGCGGGAATTTTTAACCGTGGTGCGGGGCGAGGTGCGGGCCGAATCGGGCAAGGATGCCGAGGTGCTGCATCCCGGGGATTCGGCGAGCTACCGCGCCGATGTGCCCCACGCGATTGTCAACGTGGGCCGGAGTGAGGCGCAGATGTACCTGGTGGTGGTCTATCAATGA
- a CDS encoding NAD-dependent epimerase/dehydratase family protein encodes MRTGRHIVVTGGAGFIGSHLVDRLLAEGHRVVVVDDLSTGSLHNLAAHRREPRLEVITRRVSACRPLPLLAREARLIFHLAAAVGVELVVREPVRTIETNVHETEALLRAASPGGAPVLLASTSEVYGKSRKAAFAETDDLCIGPPHLGRWAYACSKLMDEFLALAHARQHHLPVIIARLFNTVGPRQTGRYGMVLPRLVRAALAGEPLQVYGTGRQTRCFCHVRDTVEALWRLAQSPAAYGQVINVGNTREIRILDLARLVKKICQSPSPVVRVPYAAAYAPGFEDMQRRRPLIRRLVRLTGFRPRLPLEQAIQDVKQELLNRPSA; translated from the coding sequence GTGAGGACGGGACGGCACATCGTCGTCACCGGCGGGGCGGGATTCATCGGCTCCCATCTGGTGGACCGTCTCCTGGCGGAGGGCCACCGCGTGGTGGTGGTGGACGATCTCTCCACCGGCAGCCTCCATAATCTGGCCGCCCACCGCCGTGAGCCCCGCCTGGAGGTCATCACCCGCCGCGTCTCCGCCTGTCGCCCCCTCCCGCTACTCGCGCGGGAGGCCCGCCTCATCTTTCATCTGGCCGCGGCGGTGGGGGTGGAGTTGGTGGTGCGTGAACCGGTGCGCACCATCGAAACCAATGTCCACGAAACCGAGGCCCTCCTCCGCGCCGCCAGCCCCGGCGGCGCGCCCGTGCTCCTGGCCTCCACCTCCGAGGTCTATGGCAAAAGCCGCAAGGCCGCCTTTGCCGAAACGGATGATCTCTGCATCGGCCCGCCCCATCTGGGGCGTTGGGCCTACGCCTGCTCCAAGCTCATGGACGAATTCCTGGCCCTGGCTCATGCGCGCCAACACCACCTGCCAGTCATCATCGCCCGCCTGTTCAACACCGTGGGGCCGCGCCAGACCGGCCGCTACGGCATGGTTTTGCCGCGCCTGGTCCGCGCCGCCCTCGCCGGCGAACCCCTCCAGGTCTATGGCACCGGACGCCAGACCCGCTGCTTCTGCCATGTGCGCGATACCGTCGAGGCCCTGTGGCGGCTCGCCCAATCCCCCGCGGCTTATGGCCAGGTAATCAACGTGGGCAACACCCGCGAAATCCGCATCCTCGACCTCGCCCGCCTCGTCAAAAAAATCTGCCAGTCCCCCTCGCCCGTGGTGCGCGTCCCCTACGCGGCCGCCTATGCGCCCGGCTTTGAGGACATGCAGCGGCGCCGCCCGCTCATCCGCCGGCTCGTCCGGCTGACCGGCTTTCGTCCCCGCCTACCCCTCGAGCAGGCCATCCAGGATGTAAAGCAGGAGCTTCTAAACCGCCCCTCCGCCTGA
- a CDS encoding FAD-dependent oxidoreductase yields MQRLLIVGGVAGGASAATRARRLSEKAEIIVFERGPYVSFANCGLPYHVGGEIPARDDLLLQTPASLKARFNLDVRVQSEVLAIDRVARKIQVRDLSDGREYEEPYDALILSPGAAPLRPPIPGIDRPGHFVVRNLPDVDAIQAWLRPGVAERAVVVGGGYIGLEMAEQLRRRQLHVTVVEALPQVMAPLDPEMAAWLHLELQANGVELRLHDPVAAFEPPRAGETARASVVVLKSGARLPADVVILGLGVKPETALARAAGLEIGPRGGIRVNEHLQTNDPAIYAVGDAIEVRDWITGAPALIPLAGPANRQGRVAADHIFGLPARYEGTLGTAILRLFRLVAGCTGANEKTLRQAGMACQAVHLHPASHAGYYPGAQPLSIKLLFDPHTGRLLGAQVVGTDGVDKRLDVLATALKARLTVDDLAELELAYAPPFGSAKDPVNLAGMAAQNVRRGLVHLAQWTDALQLDPARSFLLDVRSPEECARGMIPGAVNIPLPQLRRRLGELPRDREILVHCQSGQRSYFACRLLLQNGFQVRNLTGSYRTWDAAVRGGAARS; encoded by the coding sequence ATCCAACGTTTGCTGATTGTCGGTGGCGTGGCCGGCGGCGCCAGCGCCGCCACCCGCGCCCGGCGGTTGTCGGAAAAGGCTGAAATCATTGTCTTCGAACGCGGGCCTTACGTCTCCTTTGCCAACTGCGGCCTGCCGTATCACGTCGGCGGAGAAATCCCCGCGCGCGATGATTTGCTCCTGCAAACCCCCGCCAGCCTCAAGGCCCGCTTCAACCTCGACGTGCGCGTCCAGTCGGAGGTGTTGGCCATTGACCGCGTTGCCCGCAAGATCCAAGTGCGCGATTTGAGCGATGGCCGCGAATACGAGGAGCCTTACGACGCCCTGATTTTATCCCCCGGCGCCGCCCCGTTGCGCCCCCCCATCCCGGGCATTGACCGCCCCGGCCATTTCGTGGTGCGCAACCTCCCCGACGTGGACGCCATCCAGGCCTGGCTGCGGCCGGGCGTGGCCGAGCGCGCCGTTGTCGTCGGCGGCGGCTACATCGGCCTGGAAATGGCCGAACAATTGCGCCGGCGGCAGTTGCACGTCACCGTCGTGGAGGCGCTCCCCCAGGTGATGGCCCCGCTCGACCCCGAAATGGCCGCCTGGCTCCACCTCGAGCTTCAGGCCAACGGCGTCGAGCTCCGCCTCCATGATCCCGTCGCGGCCTTCGAGCCGCCCCGCGCAGGCGAAACTGCCCGCGCCTCGGTGGTGGTCTTGAAAAGCGGGGCCCGGCTCCCGGCCGATGTGGTGATCCTGGGGCTGGGCGTCAAACCAGAAACGGCCCTCGCCCGTGCCGCCGGCCTGGAAATCGGCCCGCGGGGCGGCATCCGCGTCAACGAACATTTGCAGACCAACGATCCCGCCATTTACGCCGTCGGCGATGCCATCGAAGTCCGCGATTGGATCACGGGCGCCCCGGCCCTGATCCCCCTGGCCGGCCCGGCCAACCGGCAGGGGCGTGTCGCCGCCGATCATATTTTCGGCCTGCCCGCCCGCTATGAAGGCACCTTGGGCACCGCCATCCTGCGTTTGTTCCGGTTGGTGGCGGGTTGCACCGGCGCCAACGAAAAAACCTTGCGCCAGGCGGGCATGGCCTGCCAGGCCGTCCATCTGCATCCCGCCTCCCATGCCGGTTACTACCCCGGCGCCCAGCCCCTCTCCATCAAACTCCTGTTTGATCCCCACACCGGCCGGTTGCTGGGCGCCCAGGTGGTGGGCACGGACGGCGTGGACAAGCGCCTCGATGTCCTGGCCACCGCCCTCAAGGCCCGCCTGACCGTGGATGACCTGGCCGAGCTGGAGCTTGCTTACGCGCCCCCCTTCGGCTCCGCCAAGGACCCCGTGAACCTGGCGGGCATGGCCGCCCAAAATGTGCGGCGCGGTCTGGTGCACCTTGCCCAGTGGACCGACGCGCTTCAGTTGGACCCGGCCCGCTCTTTCCTCCTCGACGTGCGCTCCCCGGAGGAATGCGCCCGCGGCATGATCCCCGGAGCCGTCAACATTCCCCTGCCGCAGTTGCGGCGCCGGCTGGGCGAGCTGCCCCGCGACCGCGAGATCCTGGTCCACTGCCAGAGCGGCCAGCGCTCCTATTTCGCCTGCCGCCTGCTGCTCCAAAATGGTTTTCAGGTGCGCAATCTCACCGGCTCCTATCGCACCTGGGATGCCGCCGTCCGCGGCGGCGCCGCACGTTCGTGA
- a CDS encoding terpene cyclase/mutase family protein produces MISRTFILRRRGAWLALLMASLAGLPSSLCAQGEEFLEAVPPQLERMYKRGLDWLARTQTEQGTWKDSYGQQPAVVGLAITAMLAHGDDPNVGPYAVNIKRGLNFILSQQNDRNGYIGNSMYNHGFATLALAESYGHVHDARLGPALQKAVDLILTAQSRNAYGGWRYSPETSDADTTVSGAQMVALFAARNAGLGVPEEAINKGIRFFLLCQGADGGVGYTGPDAGNAPRTAIFALVLALAKQKNSKAFLAASRFLASAPAEQHYFHYYLYYAAQAYFHTSPKAWREWNVINIKLLSQTQSPDGNWEGSFGASFTTAASLLSLALNYRFLPIYER; encoded by the coding sequence ATGATCAGCAGAACCTTCATCCTTCGGCGGCGCGGAGCCTGGCTGGCCCTCCTGATGGCCTCGCTGGCCGGGCTGCCCTCATCGCTTTGCGCGCAGGGCGAGGAATTCCTCGAAGCCGTGCCCCCGCAACTGGAGCGCATGTACAAACGCGGCCTGGACTGGCTGGCGCGGACCCAGACAGAGCAGGGCACCTGGAAGGATTCCTACGGCCAGCAACCGGCGGTGGTGGGGCTGGCGATTACCGCCATGCTCGCCCACGGCGATGATCCCAATGTCGGGCCTTACGCCGTCAACATCAAGCGCGGGTTGAATTTCATCCTCAGCCAGCAAAACGACCGCAACGGCTACATCGGCAACTCCATGTACAACCACGGTTTTGCCACCCTCGCCCTGGCCGAAAGCTACGGCCATGTGCATGATGCCCGCCTCGGCCCCGCCCTGCAAAAGGCCGTGGATTTGATCCTCACCGCCCAGTCCCGCAATGCCTACGGCGGCTGGCGCTACTCGCCCGAAACCAGCGACGCCGATACCACCGTCAGCGGCGCCCAAATGGTGGCCCTTTTTGCGGCCCGCAACGCCGGCCTGGGCGTCCCGGAGGAGGCCATCAACAAGGGCATCCGCTTCTTCCTCCTCTGCCAGGGCGCCGATGGCGGCGTCGGCTACACCGGGCCGGATGCCGGCAATGCGCCGCGCACCGCCATTTTCGCCCTCGTGCTGGCGCTGGCCAAACAGAAGAACTCCAAGGCCTTCCTGGCCGCCAGCCGCTTCCTCGCCTCCGCCCCCGCCGAGCAGCATTACTTTCACTATTACCTCTATTATGCGGCGCAGGCCTATTTTCACACCTCCCCCAAGGCCTGGCGCGAGTGGAATGTCATCAACATCAAACTGCTCTCCCAAACCCAGTCGCCCGACGGCAACTGGGAGGGAAGTTTCGGGGCCAGTTTCACCACGGCGGCCAGTTTGTTGTCCCTGGCCCTCAATTACCGTTTCTTGCCAATTTACGAGCGTTGA
- a CDS encoding DUF58 domain-containing protein, whose product MAERGSRKFLDPKVVARLVQQPMGTRLPMIGSVAGLHRSPHRGSSVEFAEYRKYAPGDDIRRVDWRVYARTDRFYVKEFEADTNLRCYLVLDCSGSMAFRGERTESKLDYARRLIATLAYLLIHQGDAAGLVCLSDRMLWDIPPKRNPRHLQAVFDVLEEVEARGETALIRCLHEVAEKVRQRALVMVFSDFFCPVEPLLECFQHLRFQKHDVVAFHLMDRLELEFPFDRPMRFVDLESPETLLSEPAVIRDQYLKAVRAHLEALREGCNRFSIELQSVATDQDYETVLRAFLRGRALKIR is encoded by the coding sequence GTGGCTGAGCGCGGCAGCAGAAAGTTTCTCGACCCCAAGGTTGTCGCGCGCCTGGTGCAGCAGCCCATGGGCACCCGTCTGCCCATGATCGGCTCCGTCGCGGGCCTCCACCGCAGCCCCCATCGCGGCTCCAGCGTCGAGTTCGCCGAATACCGCAAATACGCCCCCGGCGACGACATCCGCCGGGTGGACTGGCGCGTGTACGCCCGCACCGATCGCTTCTACGTCAAGGAATTCGAGGCCGACACCAACCTGCGCTGTTACCTGGTCCTGGACTGCAGCGGCTCGATGGCCTTCCGCGGCGAGCGCACCGAATCCAAACTCGATTATGCCCGCCGCCTCATCGCCACCCTCGCCTATCTCCTCATTCATCAGGGGGATGCCGCCGGCCTGGTCTGTTTGAGCGACCGCATGCTCTGGGACATCCCGCCCAAACGCAATCCGCGCCATCTCCAGGCCGTGTTTGATGTTTTGGAGGAGGTGGAGGCCCGGGGAGAGACCGCCCTCATTCGCTGCCTGCACGAGGTGGCCGAAAAAGTGCGGCAGCGGGCCCTGGTCATGGTCTTCAGTGATTTCTTTTGTCCGGTGGAGCCGCTGCTCGAGTGTTTCCAACACTTGCGCTTTCAAAAGCATGACGTGGTGGCCTTTCATCTCATGGACCGCCTGGAATTGGAGTTTCCCTTTGACCGCCCCATGCGCTTTGTGGACCTGGAATCGCCGGAGACGCTCCTGTCCGAGCCGGCGGTCATCCGGGACCAATACTTGAAGGCCGTCCGCGCACACCTGGAAGCCTTGCGCGAGGGCTGCAACCGGTTCTCCATCGAGCTGCAGTCCGTGGCCACCGACCAGGATTATGAAACGGTGTTGCGCGCTTTCCTGCGGGGACGGGCGTTGAAGATTCGATGA
- a CDS encoding MoxR family ATPase produces MDDSNATALKPAAPPSVLQPLSDNDVAAVDQMRELYQKIRAEIAKVIIGQDAVIEKLLICILSRGHGLLMGVPGLAKTLMVHSIANVMSLQFSRIQFTPDLMPSDITGTDILQETDQPGRRAFEFVKGPIFANIILADEINRTPPKTQSALLEAMQEYKVTAAGQNFKLPLPFFVLATQNPIEQEGTYPLPEAQLDRFMFFITVKYPTLEEERRIARETTGSMTVNLNKLVNGEQVMAYQELVQRVPVPDHIYDTVVDVVRMSRPTEPNAPEWIKKYVTWGAGPRAVQYLVKGAKARAVLNGSYLVRMEDVEAVLQPVLTHRILTNFQAQSEGVTSEEIINRLWAEVQGAEQRG; encoded by the coding sequence ATGGATGATTCAAATGCCACAGCGCTGAAACCCGCTGCCCCGCCGTCCGTGTTGCAGCCGTTGTCGGACAACGATGTCGCGGCGGTGGATCAAATGCGGGAGTTGTATCAGAAAATCCGGGCTGAAATTGCCAAGGTGATCATCGGTCAGGATGCCGTCATTGAGAAATTGCTGATCTGCATCCTGTCCCGCGGCCACGGCCTCTTAATGGGCGTGCCCGGCCTGGCCAAGACGCTCATGGTGCATTCCATCGCCAATGTAATGTCCCTGCAATTCAGCCGCATCCAATTCACCCCCGACTTGATGCCCTCCGACATCACCGGGACGGACATTTTGCAGGAAACCGATCAGCCGGGCCGCCGCGCCTTCGAGTTCGTCAAAGGCCCCATCTTCGCCAACATCATCCTGGCCGACGAAATCAACCGCACCCCGCCCAAGACCCAGTCGGCCCTGCTGGAGGCCATGCAGGAGTACAAGGTCACGGCGGCCGGGCAGAACTTCAAACTGCCGCTGCCCTTCTTTGTGCTGGCCACGCAAAACCCCATTGAGCAGGAAGGCACCTATCCGCTGCCGGAGGCCCAGTTGGACCGCTTCATGTTTTTCATCACCGTAAAATATCCCACCCTGGAGGAGGAGCGGCGCATCGCGCGCGAGACCACCGGCAGCATGACCGTGAACCTCAACAAACTGGTCAACGGCGAGCAGGTCATGGCCTACCAGGAGCTGGTGCAGCGCGTCCCTGTCCCGGACCACATCTACGACACCGTGGTGGACGTGGTGCGCATGTCCCGGCCCACCGAACCAAACGCCCCGGAGTGGATTAAAAAATACGTGACCTGGGGCGCCGGACCGCGGGCGGTGCAATACCTCGTCAAGGGGGCCAAGGCCCGCGCCGTCCTCAATGGCAGCTACCTGGTGCGCATGGAGGATGTGGAGGCCGTCTTGCAGCCGGTTCTGACCCACCGCATTCTGACCAATTTCCAGGCCCAGTCGGAAGGGGTCACCAGCGAGGAAATCATCAACCGTCTCTGGGCCGAAGTGCAAGGAGCTGAGCAGCGTGGCTGA
- a CDS encoding carbohydrate-binding family 6 protein encodes MQHVLHFAVLSLTGAWLGGVLPGRAAAPVEITLFPTNSPPLAFAAGEIQRAVLAQPQTQLKRITLKVTGQGAAQSFQLQRAGPEAVEVTGADPAGAMYGGLEIAEAIRLGLVAQLRPGEHRPYIEQRGIKFNVPLDVRTPSYSDNSDAAQLNLPEMWSMDFWRTMLDEMARHRYNVLTLWNLHPFPSIVKVPEYPEVALNDVLRARREHFDEKFSHLGVDMFRPAMLKEAEVVKRMSMEEKIAFWRGVMQHAQDRGIAVYWFTWNTFLFGAEGKHGLSREKLDDNLIRYFRASVRETVRTYPLLAGLGITAGEHMSNDMGGRDKESWLWETYGEGIRDALKDEPQRSFRLIHRLHMTRPEAIFKRWQDYPGPFELSYKYAVAHMYSITNPPFIGEVLNSLGNGRRTWLTVRNDDIYSFRWGDPEFARHFILAMPPADKLAGFYMGPDGYIWGRDFLSRLPEGAPRPTVIEKQWYSFMLWGRLAYDPTLPDDFFRRVLAARFGGMDADKLDTAWRAASRIFPQITRLVWGSIDVRWFPEACLSHPSYRGFYTVREFMERDPMPGSGVVGIKAWRKAVLAGQPPQGITPLQIADALAADARTVHQLLPELRARQGFNLEARATLNDLEMFALLGDYYAAKIRAACALALFDRTQEEARREEAVRQLQSAVVYWHAYAQNYARQYTNRVLYNRVGWVDRLALLEKVREEVKMAQEWKPGTVPSDEPAQRANARAD; translated from the coding sequence ATGCAACACGTCTTGCATTTTGCGGTCTTGAGCCTGACGGGCGCCTGGTTGGGCGGTGTCTTGCCGGGCAGGGCGGCAGCGCCGGTGGAAATTACGCTATTCCCCACCAACAGTCCCCCGCTGGCTTTTGCGGCGGGCGAGATTCAGCGGGCCGTGCTGGCCCAACCGCAAACCCAGCTCAAGCGGATCACTCTTAAAGTGACTGGACAGGGGGCCGCCCAGAGTTTTCAGCTCCAACGGGCCGGCCCCGAAGCGGTGGAAGTCACGGGGGCGGATCCTGCCGGGGCGATGTATGGGGGGCTGGAGATTGCCGAGGCAATCCGGCTCGGTCTGGTGGCGCAGTTGCGGCCGGGCGAGCATCGGCCGTACATCGAGCAACGGGGCATCAAGTTCAACGTGCCGCTGGATGTGCGCACGCCCAGTTATTCCGACAACAGTGACGCGGCCCAGCTTAATCTGCCGGAGATGTGGAGCATGGATTTCTGGCGCACGATGCTCGATGAGATGGCGCGGCATCGTTACAATGTTTTGACCCTGTGGAATCTGCATCCCTTCCCATCCATCGTCAAAGTGCCGGAGTACCCGGAGGTGGCGCTGAATGATGTGCTGCGCGCCCGGCGGGAGCATTTCGATGAAAAGTTCAGTCATCTGGGGGTGGACATGTTCCGGCCCGCGATGTTGAAGGAGGCGGAAGTGGTCAAGAGGATGAGCATGGAGGAGAAGATTGCCTTCTGGCGCGGGGTGATGCAGCACGCGCAGGACCGGGGCATTGCGGTGTATTGGTTCACCTGGAATACGTTTCTTTTTGGGGCGGAGGGCAAGCACGGCCTGAGCCGGGAAAAACTTGACGATAACCTGATCCGCTATTTTCGGGCCAGTGTGCGCGAGACGGTGCGCACTTATCCGCTGCTGGCGGGTTTGGGCATTACAGCCGGCGAACACATGAGCAATGACATGGGGGGCCGCGATAAGGAAAGCTGGCTGTGGGAGACGTATGGCGAGGGCATACGAGACGCGCTGAAAGATGAGCCGCAGCGGAGCTTTCGTTTAATTCACCGCCTGCACATGACGCGCCCGGAGGCCATCTTCAAGCGGTGGCAGGATTACCCCGGGCCCTTTGAGCTGAGTTACAAGTATGCGGTGGCCCACATGTACTCGATCACCAACCCGCCCTTTATTGGGGAGGTGCTCAACAGCCTGGGCAACGGCCGCCGCACCTGGTTGACCGTCCGCAATGATGACATTTACAGCTTTCGCTGGGGGGATCCTGAGTTTGCCCGGCACTTTATTCTGGCCATGCCGCCGGCCGACAAGCTGGCCGGCTTTTACATGGGGCCGGATGGTTATATCTGGGGCCGGGACTTTTTGAGCCGGCTGCCGGAGGGCGCCCCCCGCCCCACGGTGATCGAGAAACAATGGTATTCTTTCATGCTGTGGGGGCGGCTGGCTTATGATCCCACGCTGCCGGACGATTTTTTCCGGCGGGTGCTGGCGGCGCGTTTTGGCGGGATGGACGCGGACAAACTCGACACCGCCTGGCGGGCCGCCTCGCGCATTTTTCCGCAGATCACCCGCCTGGTGTGGGGCAGCATTGACGTGCGGTGGTTTCCGGAGGCGTGCCTGAGCCATCCCAGTTATCGGGGATTTTACACCGTGCGCGAGTTTATGGAGCGGGATCCGATGCCGGGCAGCGGGGTGGTGGGCATCAAAGCGTGGCGCAAAGCCGTGCTGGCAGGCCAGCCTCCGCAGGGCATCACCCCGCTGCAAATTGCCGATGCGCTGGCGGCCGATGCCCGCACGGTGCATCAGTTGCTGCCCGAATTGCGCGCCCGGCAGGGGTTTAATCTTGAGGCCCGGGCCACGCTGAATGATTTGGAAATGTTTGCGCTGCTGGGCGATTATTACGCCGCGAAAATCCGGGCCGCCTGCGCATTGGCCCTGTTTGATCGCACGCAGGAGGAAGCGCGGCGCGAGGAGGCGGTGCGCCAGTTGCAATCCGCCGTGGTCTATTGGCACGCCTACGCGCAAAATTATGCGCGTCAATACACCAATCGGGTGCTTTACAACCGGGTGGGATGGGTGGACCGGCTGGCGCTGCTGGAAAAAGTGCGCGAGGAGGTAAAGATGGCCCAGGAATGGAAGCCGGGCACGGTGCCTTCGGACGAGCCGGCCCAACGGGCCAATGCGCGCGCAGATTAA